The Electrophorus electricus isolate fEleEle1 chromosome 19, fEleEle1.pri, whole genome shotgun sequence genome has a segment encoding these proteins:
- the stim2b gene encoding stromal interaction molecule 2, with protein MTYLSRAVVVLLRGLVISAVLGLEIRSGGLLTHATPDASIVATTDPCLVVIPPCVNEADRFSLEALRHIHKQLDDDNDGGIEVNESVEFIIEDMKQQQTNKHSNLHREDQHITVEELWKGWKTSEVHNWTMDDAVQWLKESVELPQYETNFREFRVDGNTLPRIAANEPSFMSSQLKILDQRHKQKLNLKALDAVLFGPPMRPQHNWLKDFILMVSIIIGVGGCWFAYVQNKSSKIHISRMMKDLESLQTAELSLMELQSRLEKAQEENRTVAVEKQDLERKMRDEINGAKKEASRLRELREGAECELSRLKYAEEELVQVRMALKRAEKELQSDWSVPEALQKWLQLTHEVEVQYYNIKKQNAELQLTVAKEEAEKIKKKRSSVLGTLHVAHSSSLDEVDHKILEAKKALSEVTACLRERLHRWQQIEKLCGFPVVQNLGLPSLTASLYSDHSWVVMPRFSLPPYPIAGGVDDLDEDTPPIVTQFNSPLIRPPLTRNSSMCRSRRSILSQQSSLLSPDPDLLSMASGVYRPEGDDEHIYFSVDRKGDSQDTCSDSDSMGSSLGRKQFSSPCAPGAETPQRKISREELLLFAQEMQAITVDTSPPPLPVCYSIDPTSGGRGSPDLTRSSTIPESQSLTFHPVTKMAASNGMLEKSCSMGQMPAGGTSPEGRHLSLSSLDMEGRASKEVKQRPSTSSPDSCDNGEKKRSKIKSLFKKSKKQ; from the exons ACCCATGCCTGGTGGTGATCCCTCCATGCGTGAACGAGGCAGACCGTTTCAGCCTGGAGGCACTACGGCACATCCACAAGCAGCTGGACGACGATAACGACGGTGGCATTGAGGTCAACGAGAGCGTGGAG TTCATCATAGAGGACATGAAGCAGCAGCAAACGAACAAACACAGCAACTTGCACCGAGAGGACCAGCACATCACTGTGGAGGAACTGTGGAAAGGCTGGAAGACCTCTGAAG ttcATAACTGGACAATGGATGATGCTGTACAGTGGCTAAAAGAGTCAGTAGAACTTCCTCAGTATGAGACAAACTTCAGGGAGTTCAGAGTTGATGGCAATACACTACctcg AATAGCAGCTAATGAACCTTCATTTATGTCATCACAACTAAAGATATTAGATCAACGGCATAAACAGAAGCTAAATCTAAAAGCACTGGATGCAGTGCTCTTTGGTCCTCCaatgc GACCACAGCACAACTGGCTGAAGGACTTCATCTTGATGGTGTCCATCATTATTGGCGTGGGAGGCTGCTGGTTCGCCTACGTGCAGAACAAGTCCTCCAAAATCCACATCTCCCGCATGATGAAGGACCTGGAGAGCCTTCAGACCGCAGAGCTGAGCCTGATGGAGCTGCAGAGCAG GCTGGAGAAAGCCCAGGAGGAGAACCGCACGGTTGCCGTGGAGAAGCAGGACCTGGAGCGCAAAATGCGTGACGAGATCAACGGGGCGAAGAAAGAGGCCTCCCGTCTGCGCGAGCTCCGCGAGGGCGCCGAGTGTGAGCTCAGCCGTCTCAAATATGCAGAGGAGGAGCTGGTACAG GTTCGCATGGCTCTAAAGCGAGCAGAAAAGGAACTGCAGTCAGACTGGTCAGTACCTGAAGCTTTACAGAAGTGGCTGCAGCTCACACATGAGGTGGAAGTCCAGTACTACAACATCAAAAAGCAGAATGCCGAGCTACAGCTCACCGTTGCCAAGGAAGAG gcagaaaagattaaaaagaaGAGGAGTTCTGTGCTTGGAACCCTCCATGTAGCTCACAGTTCCTCGCTGGATGAAGTTGACCACAAGATACTTGAAGCCAA AAAGGCGCTGTCCGAGGTCACAGCGTGTCTGCGAGAGCGCCTGCACCGCTGGCAGCAGATCGAGAAGCTGTGCGGTTTCCCCGTGGTGCAGAACCTGGGCCTGCCCAGCCTCACCGCCTCCCTCTACTCCGACCACAGCTGGGTGGTGATGCCTCGCTTCTCCCTGCCCCCCTACCCTATCGCCGGGGGCGTGGACGACCTCGACGAGGACACCCCGCCCATTGTCACGCAGTTCAACT CCCCGCTGATACGACCTCCTCTGACACGTAACAGCAGCATGTGTCGCTCTCGCCGGAGCATTCTCTCCCAGCAGTCCTCGCTGCTATCGCCCGACCCCGACCTTCTCTCCATGGCCTCTGGTGTCTACAGACCCGAGGGTGATGATGAGCACATCTACTTCAGCGTGGACAGGAAAGG AGACTCTCAGGATACGTGTTCAGACTCCGACTCCATGGGATCCTCTCTAGGCAGGAAGCAATTCTCTAGCCCCTGTGCTCCAGGGGCAGAAACCCCACAGCGCAAAATCTCTCGTGAGGAGCTCCTCCTGTTTGCCCAGGAAATGCAAGCCATTACCGTGGAcacatctcctcctcctcttcctgtttgcTACTCCATCGACCCCACGTCTGGCGGCAGGGGCTCACCTGACCTCACTCGCTCCTCCACTATCCCAGAGTCCCAGAGTTTAACCTTTCACCCTGTCACTAAAATGGCAGCCTCTAATGGCATGCTGGAGAAGTCTTGCAGCATGGGCCAGATGCCTGCTGGTGGGACGTCCCCTGAGGGACGCCACCTCTCACTGAGCTCTCTAGACATGGAGGGGAGAGCCAGCAAGGAGGTCAAGCAGCGGCCTTCTACCTCCAGCCCAGACTCCTGCGACAATGGTGAGAAGAAACGCTCAAAGATCAAGAGCTTATTCAAGAAGAGCAAAAAACAGTGA